The proteins below come from a single Drosophila kikkawai strain 14028-0561.14 chromosome 3R, DkikHiC1v2, whole genome shotgun sequence genomic window:
- the mRpL55 gene encoding large ribosomal subunit protein mL55: MLLKQLPLAVQQLRCLSSATAAVTRLHRSVYCRMYPTVVVQPDGSTINIRYHEPRKIIKLPLDLSTLSEAERKSRMEARKPRKKVKIMEEVEDNFNAKKYMKYIKKNK; encoded by the exons atgttgctgAAACAATTGCCGCTAGCCGTGCAGCAATTGCGCTGCCTTTCCTCAGCAACAGCGGCGGTCACCAGGCTCCACCGTTCCGTTTACTGCCGAATGTACCCCACTGTAGTCGTCCAGCCCGATGGATCCACGATAAACATACGCTACCACGAACCGAGGAAAATAATCAAG CTTCCCTTGGATCTGAGCACCCTGTCCGAAGCGGAGAGGAAGTCCCGGATGGAGGCTCGCAAGCCGCGCAAGAAGGTCAAGATcatggaggaggtggaggacaACTTCAACGCCAAGAAGTACATGAAGTacataaagaaaaacaagtaG
- the VhaAC39-2 gene encoding probable V-type proton ATPase subunit d 2, whose translation MSMMFNIEWGYLEGLTRGFKNGMLKNSDYLNLTQCESLEDVMISINGTDYGNIFAGGHGEPSVGLINSRLQDRLMQQYDYILCHSSEPLTTFLEYIRYPYMIDNIAMLIAGLNNRRPMKRLLKMCHPLGLFDQLAAIELVTDLSELFDVVLIDTPIAKFIPPDMPREKLHEIDVEIVRASLYRAYLEGFHSYCRGLGGSTGEVMTNLLAFEADRRAITIAVNAIGSDIRPAHRMKMFPTCGSLPVVALDHLAFAADADKIRDVCNMYEGYGKLFDIFDRDTDGMITLEDRFLILEAKKNASSFLQQYHFGIFYSFIKLKQLECRNIVWISECISQRQTNKVNYYIPIPLDH comes from the exons ATGTCGATGATGTTCAATATTGAGTGGGGCTACCTTGAGGGCCTCACGCGGGGCTTTAAGAACGGTATGCTTAAGAACTCTGACTACCTCAACCTGACGCAGTGCGAGAGCCTCGAGGACGTGATGATCAGCATCAATGGCACCGACTACGGCAACATTTTCGCCGGCGGGCACGGCGAGCCGAGTGTGGGTCTGATCAACTCGAGGTTGCAGGACCGCCTGATGCAGCAGTATGACTACATACTCTGCCACTCGTCAGAGCCGCTGACCACATTTCTGGAGTATATCCGCTATCCGTACATGATCGACAACATCGCAATGCTGATCGCAGGCTTGAACAACCGGCGGCCCATGAAGCGTCTGCTGAAGATGTGCCACCCGCTGGGCCTCTTTGACCAGCTGGCGGCCATCGAGCTGGTTACGGACTTGTCGGAGCTCTTCGACGTTGTGCTCATCGATACGCCTATCGCCAAGTTTATTCCGCCGGATATGCCCCGGGAGAAGCTGCATGAAATTGACGTGGAGATCGTGCGGGCCAGCCTGTACCGGGCCTATCTAGAGGGTTTCCACTCTTACTGCCGCGGGCTGGGCGGCAGCACAGGCGAAGTGATGACCAATTTGCTGGCTTTCGAGGCCGACCGCCGGGCCATCACCATAGCCGTAAATGCGATAGGCAGCGACATCAG ACCGGCCCACCGTATGAAGATGTTTCCCACCTGTGGCTCCCTGCCAGTGGTGGCCCTGGATCACTTGGCCTTTGCTGCCGATGCCGATAAGATACGGGACGTGTGCAATATGTACGAGGGATATGGCAAGTTGTTTGATATCTTTGACCGGGACACCGACGGCATGATAACGCTGGAGGACCGCTTCCTCATTCTGGAGGCCAAGAAGAACGCCAGCTCGTTTCTGCAGCAGTATCACTTTGGCATCTTCTACTCGTTCATCAAGCTGAAGCAGCTGGAGTGCCGCAACATCGTCTGGATCAGCGAGTGCATCTCGCAGCGCCAGACGAACAAGGTCAACTACTATATTCCCATTCCCTTGGACCATTAG
- the ATPsynD gene encoding ATP synthase subunit d, mitochondrial, whose product MAARRIAQSSINWSALAERVPANQKSSFGAFKTKSDIYVRAVLANPESPPQIDWANYKKLVPVAGLVDSFQKQYEALKVPYPQDKVSSQVDAQIKESQSEIDSYKKASEQRIQSYQKEIAHLKSLLPYDQMTMEDYRDAFPDSALDPINRPSFWPHTPEEQVGYKSKEQLEAEAQGHH is encoded by the coding sequence ATGGCCGCCCGCCGCATCGCCCAATCCTCGATCAACTGGTCCGCTCTTGCCGAGCGCGTGCCCGCCAACCAGAAGAGCAGCTTCGGCGCCTTCAAGACCAAGTCGGACATCTATGTGCGCGCCGTGCTGGCCAACCCTGAGAGCCCGCCCCAGATCGACTGGGCCAACTACAAGAAGCTGGTCCCCGTCGCCGGACTGGTCGACAGTTTCCAGAAGCAGTACGAGGCCCTGAAGGTGCCCTATCCCCAGGACAAGGTGTCCTCGCAGGTGGATGCCCAGATCAAGGAGTCGCAGAGCGAGATTGACTCGTATAAGAAGGCCTCCGAGCAACGCATCCAGAGCTACCAGAAGGAGATTGCTCACCTGAAGTCGCTGCTGCCCTACGACCAGATGACCATGGAGGACTACCGCGATGCCTTCCCCGACAGCGCCCTGGACCCCATCAACAGGCCCTCGTTCTGGCCCCACACCCCCGAGGAGCAGGTTGGCTACAAGTCCAAGGAGCAGCTGGAGGCCGAGGCTCAGGGACACCACTAA